From Sporosarcina sp. Te-1, the proteins below share one genomic window:
- a CDS encoding polysaccharide biosynthesis protein — translation MASTDWNMKTFTKGASILAISAIVVKLLSAVYRVPFQNLVGDKGFYIYQQVYPFIGIFIIWTSYGFAVAVSKLLAEERAPGESKAIMRIAFLYLACLSVAVFLILMAGAPFFANAMGDPKLVSLLRAGAYIVLLMPLLATLKGTFQSSGRMTPVAMSNVGEQAIRVTVILIGTWLAIRAGASLYKAGEIAMWGAVIGQAAGVLILVFYYRIAFKGSTVRIDRFRVVKELTIVSLSVSASSLILLLFQLVDSFTIFNLLVSKGTLVEHAMEMKGVYDRGQPLVQMGILIASTLALAIVPLIAHHASKQDGRGAVPFIQLTFRTAFLFGTAATVGLSLVLPFMNEMLFETRDGSVALIVFVMQVFWLSLILPLTAILQGAGKVKIPTLFLLGGLVVKAIANQWLIPLWGITGASIAGNIGFGAISIALLLYFKRVWPVRLTPFRFYGWTFVATISMVVIVVAWSLVADVFLFDDLPSRIGATLTALTSVMMGAAVFLLIVMKSRIMAEKEWYLLPFGKRLARIQLQLTRNRR, via the coding sequence ATGGCTAGTACGGATTGGAATATGAAGACGTTCACGAAAGGTGCATCGATCCTTGCGATTTCAGCGATTGTTGTCAAATTGCTTTCCGCGGTGTACCGGGTTCCATTCCAGAATCTTGTAGGGGATAAGGGCTTTTATATTTACCAGCAGGTCTACCCGTTCATCGGTATTTTCATTATATGGACATCTTATGGTTTTGCGGTGGCAGTTTCTAAATTGCTCGCAGAGGAAAGGGCGCCGGGAGAATCGAAAGCGATTATGCGGATTGCTTTTCTTTATTTGGCTTGTTTATCGGTTGCGGTTTTTCTCATTCTTATGGCGGGAGCGCCATTTTTTGCAAATGCCATGGGTGATCCGAAACTGGTTTCCTTATTGCGGGCAGGGGCATACATAGTGCTGCTTATGCCCCTGCTGGCCACATTAAAAGGCACTTTTCAATCGTCAGGCCGGATGACGCCGGTGGCTATGTCGAACGTCGGGGAACAGGCCATCCGCGTAACCGTTATTTTAATTGGCACATGGCTTGCGATCCGTGCAGGGGCTTCCTTGTATAAGGCGGGGGAAATCGCGATGTGGGGGGCGGTTATCGGACAGGCGGCAGGCGTCCTCATTTTGGTCTTCTATTATCGGATTGCTTTCAAAGGGTCGACTGTTCGGATCGATCGTTTTCGAGTTGTGAAAGAGCTGACGATTGTCAGTTTGAGCGTCAGCGCCAGTTCCCTCATTCTCTTGCTATTTCAGCTAGTCGATTCGTTTACGATCTTTAATCTGCTTGTTTCAAAAGGGACTCTAGTAGAACACGCTATGGAAATGAAAGGCGTCTACGACCGGGGCCAGCCGCTTGTGCAAATGGGCATTCTGATTGCTTCTACACTTGCGCTTGCCATCGTGCCCCTCATTGCGCATCATGCGTCAAAACAGGACGGCCGAGGAGCGGTTCCGTTTATCCAGCTGACGTTCCGCACGGCATTCCTGTTCGGAACCGCAGCTACAGTCGGACTGAGCCTTGTCCTTCCGTTTATGAATGAAATGCTGTTCGAAACACGCGACGGCTCTGTCGCCTTGATTGTTTTCGTTATGCAAGTGTTCTGGCTCTCTCTCATCCTGCCGTTGACGGCTATTTTACAAGGGGCGGGGAAAGTCAAGATCCCAACACTGTTCCTGCTGGGCGGACTCGTTGTCAAAGCAATCGCGAATCAATGGCTCATCCCCCTATGGGGCATAACTGGAGCGTCAATAGCAGGAAATATCGGATTTGGAGCAATCTCCATCGCTTTGCTTCTTTACTTTAAACGGGTATGGCCGGTGCGGCTTACGCCTTTCCGTTTTTATGGCTGGACCTTTGTTGCAACGATATCGATGGTCGTGATTGTCGTAGCTTGGTCGCTCGTTGCAGATGTCTTCTTATTTGACGATTTGCCTTCGCGCATCGGGGCAACACTGACAGCATTGACATCTGTTATGATGGGAGCAGCCGTTTTCCTCCTCATCGTCATGAAGTCGAGAATCATGGCGGAGAAAGAGTGGTATTTATTGCCGTTTGGAAAACGATTGGCGAGAATTCAATTACAACTTACGCGAAATAGAAGGTGA